Proteins from a genomic interval of Desulfovibrio aminophilus DSM 12254:
- a CDS encoding D-alanine--D-alanine ligase family protein: MRVLLIAGGWSSEREVSLSGARQIESALQSLGHSVTFLDPARRFREILPLARRHDFAFINMHGSPGEDGLVQAILDKAGCPYQGSGPEGSFLALNKAAAKEVFEAEGIPTPEWALASEHGGVSAAEDLLLPVFVKPNSGGSSLGMSLVRWAGELRPALELVFGMNDAALVECMVPGTELTCGVLGETPLPLIMIKPKHGSAFFDYQNKYAADGADEICPAPVPDEVARIVQDLTLRAHRALGLSGYSRGDFIWDGEKAHLLEMNTLPGMTPTSLVPRAAARTGLDFPALIAELIRLGLEERGGRARS, from the coding sequence ATGCGCGTCCTTCTGATCGCGGGAGGCTGGTCCAGCGAACGCGAGGTGTCCCTGTCCGGGGCGCGGCAGATCGAGTCCGCGCTCCAGTCCCTCGGCCATTCCGTGACCTTTTTGGATCCGGCCCGCCGGTTCCGCGAGATTTTGCCCCTGGCCCGCAGGCACGACTTCGCCTTCATCAACATGCACGGCTCCCCGGGCGAGGACGGTCTGGTCCAAGCCATCCTGGACAAGGCGGGCTGTCCCTACCAGGGCTCGGGGCCCGAGGGCTCGTTCCTGGCTTTGAACAAGGCCGCGGCCAAGGAGGTCTTCGAGGCCGAAGGCATCCCCACGCCGGAATGGGCCCTGGCCAGCGAACACGGCGGCGTCTCCGCCGCCGAGGATCTGCTTCTGCCGGTCTTCGTCAAGCCCAACTCCGGCGGCTCGAGCCTGGGCATGAGCTTGGTGCGCTGGGCCGGTGAGCTGAGGCCCGCGCTGGAGCTGGTCTTCGGCATGAACGACGCGGCCCTGGTGGAGTGCATGGTCCCGGGCACGGAGTTGACCTGCGGCGTGCTCGGCGAGACCCCCCTGCCGCTGATCATGATCAAGCCCAAGCACGGCTCGGCCTTCTTCGACTACCAGAACAAGTACGCCGCCGACGGCGCCGACGAGATCTGTCCCGCGCCCGTGCCGGATGAAGTCGCGCGCATCGTCCAGGATTTGACCCTGCGCGCGCACCGGGCCCTGGGACTGTCCGGCTACAGCCGGGGCGACTTCATCTGGGACGGCGAGAAGGCCCATCTGCTGGAGATGAACACCCTGCCGGGCATGACGCCCACGAGCCTCGTGCCCCGCGCCGCCGCCCGCACGGGCCTGGACTTCCCGGCGCTCATCGCCGAACTCATCCGGCTGGGCCTGGAGGAGCGCGGCGGCCGCGCCCGGAGCTGA
- a CDS encoding 3-deoxy-D-manno-octulosonic acid transferase produces MSRPLLEFCYDLAWKLAVPLLSRNARLREGLEERTLRSGPPPRARIWIQAASGGEAYLAWDVLRCLTPAGEGGLDVLCTTNTRQGLGILKQAAVDPGLPEGLRVQARYFPFDAPSIMERAVAAVSPEVAVLLESEMWPGFLAACRRHGTRVLLANGRMTEKSLSRYRAVPGAARLLRPDLILAMSPEDRERFAALFGLERVRLMPNIKFGRLARASAPSGDNPLRGLLPGDAPFVVLGSVRRQEEEDVLELARGLLEASPRVVLGLFPRHMDRVAVWERRLRRAGLPCVRRSALRGPASPGAILLWDAFGELGHAYALARAAFVGGSLKPLGGQNFLEPLSAGVVPVIGPHWSNFSWVGRDLLDQGLVREAADARGAIRILADLLEHAPARETVRRAAMEHAAGKSGGAREVCGRIAQWLQNE; encoded by the coding sequence ATGAGCCGTCCCCTTCTGGAATTCTGCTACGACCTGGCCTGGAAGCTGGCCGTTCCGCTGTTGTCCCGCAACGCGAGGCTGCGCGAGGGGTTGGAGGAACGTACGCTGCGTTCCGGGCCGCCGCCGCGTGCGCGGATCTGGATCCAGGCCGCCTCGGGCGGCGAGGCTTATCTGGCCTGGGATGTACTGCGCTGCCTGACGCCTGCGGGAGAGGGCGGGCTGGACGTGCTCTGCACCACGAACACCCGCCAGGGCCTGGGCATCCTGAAACAGGCGGCCGTTGATCCCGGATTGCCCGAAGGCCTTCGGGTCCAGGCCCGCTATTTCCCCTTCGACGCCCCCTCGATCATGGAGCGGGCCGTGGCAGCCGTCTCCCCGGAGGTGGCCGTGCTCCTGGAGAGCGAGATGTGGCCGGGATTCCTGGCCGCCTGCCGTCGCCACGGGACGCGCGTGCTCCTGGCCAACGGACGGATGACCGAGAAAAGTCTCTCGCGTTACCGGGCCGTGCCCGGGGCCGCCCGGCTGCTGCGGCCGGATCTGATCCTGGCCATGTCGCCCGAGGACCGGGAGCGCTTCGCCGCGCTTTTCGGGCTGGAGCGGGTCCGGCTCATGCCGAACATCAAGTTCGGCCGCCTGGCCCGGGCCTCGGCCCCCTCCGGGGACAATCCCCTGCGCGGCCTGCTGCCCGGCGACGCGCCTTTCGTCGTCCTGGGCTCGGTGCGCCGCCAGGAGGAGGAGGACGTGCTTGAGTTGGCGAGGGGCCTGTTGGAAGCCTCGCCGAGGGTGGTGCTCGGCCTGTTTCCCCGGCACATGGACCGAGTGGCGGTCTGGGAGCGGCGTCTGCGGCGCGCGGGCCTGCCCTGCGTCCGCCGTTCCGCGCTCCGGGGACCGGCCTCGCCCGGCGCGATTCTGCTCTGGGACGCCTTCGGCGAACTGGGCCACGCCTATGCCCTGGCTCGGGCGGCCTTCGTGGGCGGCAGCCTGAAGCCCCTGGGGGGGCAGAATTTCCTGGAGCCCCTGAGCGCGGGAGTGGTGCCGGTCATCGGGCCGCACTGGTCCAATTTTTCCTGGGTGGGCCGGGATTTGCTGGACCAGGGGCTGGTGCGCGAGGCGGCCGACGCGCGCGGCGCGATCCGCATTCTGGCTGATCTTTTGGAGCACGCTCCCGCCCGCGAGACCGTGCGCCGGGCCGCCATGGAGCACGCCGCCGGGAAAAGCGGCGGTGCGCGCGAGGTCTGCGGGCGTATTGCCCAATGGCTTCAGAACGAGTAG
- a CDS encoding TusE/DsrC/DsvC family sulfur relay protein translates to MAVVEFKGKKFEVDEDGFLQRFDDWNPDWVEYVKESEGIKELTDNHQKVIEFLQDYYKKNGIAPMVRILSKVTGFKLKEIYELFPSGPGKGACKMAGLPKPTGCV, encoded by the coding sequence ATGGCTGTTGTGGAATTCAAGGGCAAGAAATTCGAGGTGGACGAGGACGGCTTCCTGCAGCGCTTTGACGACTGGAACCCGGACTGGGTCGAGTACGTCAAGGAGTCCGAGGGCATCAAGGAGCTGACCGACAACCACCAGAAGGTCATCGAGTTCCTGCAGGACTACTACAAGAAGAACGGCATCGCCCCCATGGTCCGCATCCTCTCCAAGGTGACGGGCTTCAAGCTGAAGGAAATCTACGAGCTGTTCCCGTCCGGTCCCGGCAAGGGAGCCTGCAAGATGGCCGGTCTTCCCAAGCCCACGGGCTGTGTCTGA
- the kdsB gene encoding 3-deoxy-manno-octulosonate cytidylyltransferase, which yields MKTLPECYGVIPARYGSSRFPGKPLADILGRPMFWHVHRRASLCPELKRVVLATDDERILDAARSLDVPALMTRADHASGTDRVLEAALALGVPDDAVVVNIQGDEPALDPAMLSEVVAPFADPEVRVATLARALDPEEAPSPDRVKVVLDRKGNALYFSRAAIPWGEGGHLLHVGLYAFRMEALRRFAALGQAPLEIREKLEQLRLLENGIPIRVALTDRAAHAVDRPQDLDIVRNILMEQN from the coding sequence ATGAAGACACTCCCCGAATGCTACGGCGTCATCCCGGCGCGCTACGGCTCTTCCCGCTTTCCGGGCAAGCCGCTGGCCGACATCCTGGGACGCCCCATGTTCTGGCATGTGCATCGGCGCGCCTCGCTCTGCCCGGAGCTGAAGCGCGTGGTTCTGGCCACGGACGACGAGCGCATTCTTGATGCGGCGAGGAGCCTGGACGTGCCCGCGCTCATGACCCGGGCGGACCACGCCAGCGGCACGGATCGCGTGCTGGAGGCGGCCCTGGCCCTGGGCGTGCCCGACGATGCGGTGGTGGTCAACATCCAGGGCGACGAACCGGCCCTGGACCCGGCCATGCTCTCGGAAGTCGTGGCGCCCTTCGCCGACCCCGAGGTGCGGGTGGCCACGCTGGCTCGGGCCCTGGACCCGGAGGAGGCTCCCAGTCCGGATCGGGTCAAGGTCGTGCTGGACAGGAAGGGGAATGCGCTTTATTTCTCCCGCGCGGCCATCCCCTGGGGCGAGGGCGGGCATCTCCTGCATGTCGGCCTGTACGCCTTTCGCATGGAGGCGCTCCGGCGCTTCGCCGCCCTGGGGCAGGCGCCCCTGGAGATCCGCGAGAAGCTGGAGCAATTGAGGCTCCTGGAAAACGGCATTCCCATCCGCGTGGCCTTGACGGACCGCGCCGCACACGCCGTGGACAGGCCGCAGGACCTGGACATCGTGCGCAACATCCTCATGGAGCAGAATTGA
- a CDS encoding HDIG domain-containing metalloprotein: MRTILPRPGGVLDGLLPPLAAPPVPAGAGAWGAPDEARCRELWDFHEMLPNIRAHSLLVARVAAFLAERGRERGFDVDVATVRASALLHDLAKTYTIRYGGSHSQLGASWVMEHTGNPRIAQGVMHHVFWPFEADLARDFTPLCVLYGDKRVAHDQLVGMDERFEDLMERYGMSEAIRARILATHEQGVQVERLFSEALEVDLRCASF, encoded by the coding sequence ATGCGCACGATTCTTCCCCGGCCCGGAGGCGTTCTCGACGGCCTTCTGCCCCCCCTGGCCGCTCCGCCCGTTCCGGCCGGAGCCGGAGCCTGGGGCGCGCCCGACGAGGCGCGTTGCCGGGAGCTGTGGGATTTTCACGAGATGTTGCCCAACATCCGGGCCCACAGCCTGCTGGTCGCCCGTGTGGCCGCCTTCCTGGCCGAGAGGGGCCGGGAGCGCGGTTTCGACGTGGATGTGGCCACGGTACGGGCCTCGGCGTTGCTGCATGACCTGGCCAAGACCTACACGATCCGCTACGGCGGCAGCCACAGCCAGTTGGGAGCCTCCTGGGTCATGGAACACACCGGCAATCCGCGCATCGCCCAGGGCGTCATGCACCACGTGTTTTGGCCCTTCGAGGCCGATCTCGCCCGGGACTTCACGCCGCTGTGCGTGTTGTACGGCGACAAGCGCGTGGCCCATGACCAACTGGTGGGCATGGACGAGCGGTTCGAGGATCTCATGGAGCGATACGGCATGAGCGAGGCCATCCGGGCCCGCATCCTGGCCACCCATGAGCAGGGGGTTCAGGTGGAACGGCTTTTCAGCGAAGCACTTGAGGTGGATTTGCGATGCGCGTCCTTCTGA